One Cohnella candidum genomic region harbors:
- a CDS encoding DUF1796 family putative cysteine peptidase yields the protein MAYSAGGYKTVISLGSTCQTAYQLQRLGLRKFSGPLDWFVTESMDGMVRLISHRFAGFMELPRLEVIDATGECFVVRDKAYDVLSFHDFPLHHTIERWWDAYPAFKQTLNRRVSRFLQTVPQQGPILFVRTGTERHDAIRLQAALRTLTNAKFHLLIVNHHQNDRWDVAYENWGIDGILAVRMPKGADWRGSNEAWNQCLYAINR from the coding sequence ATGGCGTATTCCGCGGGCGGTTATAAGACCGTCATCAGTTTAGGCTCAACCTGTCAAACGGCCTATCAACTCCAACGACTGGGTTTGCGAAAATTTTCGGGACCTCTCGATTGGTTCGTCACCGAATCGATGGACGGCATGGTTCGGTTGATCTCGCATCGTTTCGCCGGGTTCATGGAGCTGCCCCGCCTGGAAGTGATTGACGCCACGGGCGAGTGTTTCGTGGTCAGGGACAAAGCGTACGATGTCCTCTCCTTTCACGATTTTCCCCTCCACCACACGATTGAACGATGGTGGGACGCTTATCCGGCGTTTAAACAAACGTTAAACCGCCGCGTGTCTCGTTTTCTCCAGACGGTTCCGCAACAAGGGCCTATTCTCTTCGTGAGAACGGGGACGGAACGACATGATGCGATCCGGCTGCAAGCGGCGCTGCGGACGCTGACGAACGCGAAATTCCATCTGTTGATCGTGAACCACCATCAGAACGATCGATGGGATGTCGCGTACGAAAATTGGGGGATCGACGGCATTCTCGCGGTCCGGATGCCGAAAGGAGCGGACTGGCGCGGTTCGAACGAGGCTTGGAATCAATGTTTGTACGCGATAAACAGATAA